The following coding sequences lie in one Chloroflexota bacterium genomic window:
- a CDS encoding SDR family oxidoreductase translates to MARLEGKVALVTGSGPNIGSGLAYGLAMHGAKVACNDLSPEAAEKAAERIRADGGEAMALPGDVTNEEEVREYVRKVEDEWGKIDILVNNAAILGGRGVLEYAYDAYERQVRVITSGNFLNTKYVAHSMIERGIRGSIICTLSTAAWSGTGSVGYCTGKGGIVNFIRSCAVELAQYGIRVNGFTPIATQPDNPEIVEQWNERQAQAGGGSRQLFTPMGRQPTPTDYVPAVVFLASDESLMISGIDIKIDGAASSKHWRWQGPDIEAPQPISVWGL, encoded by the coding sequence ATGGCTCGTCTTGAGGGAAAGGTCGCTCTTGTAACGGGCTCCGGACCCAACATCGGCAGCGGCCTCGCCTACGGTCTGGCCATGCATGGCGCCAAGGTGGCATGCAACGACCTGAGCCCGGAGGCGGCGGAGAAGGCCGCGGAGCGTATCCGGGCCGATGGCGGCGAGGCCATGGCGCTCCCTGGCGACGTTACGAACGAAGAAGAAGTCCGGGAGTACGTCCGGAAGGTTGAGGACGAGTGGGGCAAGATCGACATTCTCGTCAACAACGCGGCAATCCTGGGCGGACGGGGCGTGCTCGAGTACGCCTATGACGCCTACGAGCGGCAGGTGCGCGTCATCACCTCCGGCAACTTCCTGAACACCAAATACGTGGCCCACTCGATGATCGAGCGGGGCATACGCGGCAGCATCATCTGCACCCTTTCGACGGCCGCATGGTCGGGCACTGGAAGCGTGGGCTACTGCACGGGCAAGGGCGGCATCGTGAACTTCATCCGCTCGTGCGCCGTTGAGCTTGCACAATACGGCATTCGCGTAAACGGGTTCACGCCCATCGCCACCCAGCCTGACAACCCGGAGATCGTGGAGCAGTGGAACGAGCGGCAGGCGCAGGCCGGAGGCGGATCTCGCCAGCTGTTCACCCCGATGGGTCGGCAGCCAACCCCGACCGACTACGTGCCCGCCGTCGTGTTCCTGGCATCCGACGAGTCGCTGATGATTTCCGGGATCGACATCAAGATCGATGGTGCGGCGAGTTCGAAGCATTGGCGCTGGCAGGGCCCCGACATAGAGGCGCCTCAACCGATTTCCGTCTGGGGACTGTAG